A single window of Nicotiana sylvestris chromosome 5, ASM39365v2, whole genome shotgun sequence DNA harbors:
- the LOC104222899 gene encoding peptidyl-prolyl cis-trans isomerase CYP19-3-like, translated as MAKNPKVFFDILIGKAKAGRVVMELFKDKTPKTAENFRALCTGEKGIGQLGKPLHYKGSVFHRIIPHFMCQGGDFTKGNGTGGESIYGAKFADEDFSVMHTTPGLLSMANAGPNTNGSQFFITTVPTPWLDGKHVVFGKVVDGYSVVKEMENVGSDSGKTSCTVSIEDCGELKENEVRR; from the coding sequence ATGGCGAAAAATCCAAAGGTTTTCTTTGACATATTGATTGGCAAGGCCAAGGCTGGAAGAGTTGTGATGGAACTGTTTAAAGATAAGACTCCTAAAACTGCTGAAAATTTCCGTGCTCTCTGCACCGGTGAAAAAGGGATTGGGCAGTTAGGGAAGCCCTTACATTACAAGGGCTCGGTGTTTCATCGTATCATTCCACACTTCATGTGCCAGGGTGGAGATTTCACCAAAGGAAATGGGACTGGAGGAGAATCGATATATGGTGCAAAATTTGCTGATGAGGACTTCAGTGTGATGCATACTACACCCGGACTTCTTTCAATGGCAAATGCTGGACCAAACACCAATGGATCTCAGTTCTTTATCACCACAGTACCAACGCCTTGGCTTGATGGGAAACACGTCGTATTTGGCAAAGTTGTAGACGGCTATAGTGTTGTCAAGGAAATGGAAAATGTGGGTTCAGATAGTGGGAAAACATCATGCACTGTCTCCATTGAAGATTGTGGGGAGCTAAAGGAGAACGAAGTGAGGAGATAA
- the LOC104222900 gene encoding uncharacterized protein, with amino-acid sequence MAGDLFEDLPPPAAPLTSVNGSAVTLTEASEAPPPPQPPLPPPALKSALKRSKPPAESQPETSAPEKRLRFKTTTDASETQVIEAMQKIASHIKNIPKFSKASKLALQLIHAGSVKPATSDHFFAILEAAMSSPTTCNEPSVRADYHELFTAVQDTIECLSKKQQNMITTWTMRAVVANDLFTDDSFVFSKATGRIKEAISNIPVATEDDDVEEAACLEETTEAENEDAPTGNKEESDPFGLDALIPSTSKKDDKSKGKRVTLAKARKGEEEEEEDEEETKRFLRSQREALISCLEIAANRYRTPWCQTAIDILVKHAFDNISRFTSRQRDAIGKLWASVREQQVRRKQGKSVSGKLDVNAFEHLQAKYATEKISIRRAVGGSGDRKCQQWLG; translated from the exons ATGGCCGGAGACCTGTTTGAAGATTTGCCTCCTCCGGCAGCGCCACTAACTTCCGTCAATGGTTCCGCCGTCACTCTTACTGAGGCTTCGGAAGCACCCCCACCACCGCAACCTCCACTTCCGCCTCCTGCTCTGAAGAGTGCCCTCAAACGTTCCAAACCACCTGCAGAATCACAGCCTGAAA CTTCTGCTCCTGAAAAACGACTGAGGTTTAAAACAACCACGGATGCCTCAGAGACGCAAGTTATTGAAGCCATGCAAAAAATAGCATCACATATAAAGAACATTCCAAAGTTTAGTAAAGCGTCAAAGCTTGCATTGCAGCTGATTCATGCTGGCAGTGTAAAGCCTGCAACTAGTGACCATTTCTTTGCCATTCTTGAAGCTGCAATGTCATCGCCTACCACCTGTAATGAGCCCTCTGTACGAGCAGATTATCACGAGTTGTTCACAGCTGTGCAAGATACAATTGAA TGTCTTTCAAAGAAACAGCAAAATATGATAACTACATGGACCATGAGGGCGGTGGTGGCTAATGACCTCTTCACCGATGACAGTTTCGTG TTTTCAAAAGCAACTGGGAGAATTAAAGAAGCAATTTCAAATATTCCTGTTGCAACTGAAGATGATGATGTAGAAGAGGCTGCTTGTTTGGAAGAAACGACCGAAGCTGAGAATGAAGATGCCCCGACGGGCAATAAAGAAGAGAGTGATCCATTTGGACTTGATGCTTTGATTCCGAGCACATCAAAGAAAGACGACAAATCAAAGGGGAAGAGGGTGACCCTGGCTAAAgcaagaaaaggagaagaagaagaagaagaagatgaagaagaaaccaagagaTTCCTGAGATCACAGCGAGAAGCCTTGATTTCCTGTTTAGAAATTGCCGCGAACCGTTACAGAACGCCATG GTGCCAAACAGCTATTGACATCTTAGTCAAGCATGCATTTGATAATATTTCAAGGTTCACCTCCCGACAGAGGGATGCTATTGGAAAACTTTGGGCTTCTGTCCGTGAACAGCAAGTTCGGAGGAAGCAAGGGAAATCTGTGTCTGGGAAACTTGATGTAAATGCTTTCGAGCATCTCCAGGCAAAATATGCAACTGAGAAGATCAGCATCCGGCGTGCTGTTGGAGGCAGTGGGGATCGGAAGTGTCAACAGTGGCTTGGTTGA